The genomic DNA CTAGGCGGCGCAGTTATGGCAAGCGATAGTTTTAATGAAGAAAATAAAAGCTTACGTCCAACTGTTCAAGTAGGCGATCCGTTTGCTGAGAAGCTGCTCATGGAAGCTTGTTTGGAGTTATTTAAACAAGATTATATAGTAGGTATTCAAGATATGGGTGCAGCAGGGCTTACTTCTAGCAGTTTTGAGATGGCAGGACACAGTAGCAGTGGTATGAAAATGTATCTCGATAAAGTTCCTATGAGAGAAGATGGTATGACTCCATATGATCTTATGCTTAGTGAATCTCAAGAAAGAATGCTTATTTGCGCTAAAAAAGGTTGCGAAGATAAGATAAAAGAGATATTTGCAAAATGGGATCTCTCGGCTGAAATCATAGGTGAGGTAACAGATACTGGTATTATGGAGTTATTCTGGCATGATGAGTTAGTAGGAAGTATTCCTATAGATCCGCTTAGCGAGGCTGCGCCTGTGCTTGATAGAGCCGTCAAAAGACCTGCTTATCTAGGCGAGATAAAGGATTTAAATTTAGAAAATTATCCTAAATTTAAAAATCAAGATGCATTTTTGAAGCTATTAAAAGATCCAAATATAAGCAATAAATCATTGATTTATGATCAATATGATGCAAATATCGGCACAAATACGATTAAAAAACCGGGAAATCTAGGTGCTGCTATTATAAGAATAAAAGAAAACGGCAGAGCCATTAGTATGGGTATGGAGTGCAACACTAGACATAATTACGTAAATCCAAAAATCGGTGCAGCAGCAGCAGTCGCGGCAAGCGGCAGAAAAGTTGCTATGAGTGGCGCAACTCCGCTAGCTATAACTGATTGTTTGAACTACGGAAATCCGCAAAATCCAGAAGTTATGTGGCAGTTTGCAAATGGCTGTGAGGGTATAAAAGAAGCGTGCGCCGCTTTGCAAACCCCGGTAGTTAGCGGAAATGTTAGTTTATATAATGAAACAGATGGAGTAAGCGTTCAACCGACGCCCGCTATAGTAACTGTTGGAGTAAATGAGAACGCAGACAAGAGCCTAAATAGTATTTTTAAAAACTCAGGTACAGCCGTATATTTGCTAGGCGATACTAGCGGAGAGTTTGGCGGAAGTTTATATGTGAATGCCTTATATGGAGTTTGCAAAGGCGAGTTGAAGGAGATCGACTATAAAAAAGAGAGAGCTCTTTGGGACCTTGTTATAGAGGCAAATAAAATAGGTATTTTAGAGTTTGCGAATTCCGTAGGAGTAGGTGGAGTTGCTATGACTTTGGCCAAAATGAGCGCCGTTTCAAATTTAGGTTTTGATGGCGAATGTAAATTTGATGATTCAAAATGGATTTTTGATGAAAGTTTTTCACGCGCCGTTGTTGGAGTAAAAGATGAGAGTAAATTTAAAGAATTAGCAGATAAACACTCTGTCAAATTTGAAAAAATCGGCTTAAGCACAGGAGAAATATTTAGACTAAATGATATTAAAATAAATTTAAATGAACTAAAAAATATATATTTTAATGAGTTCTCTAAAATAATTAAAAGCGAAGATTGATGCATATTTTCATTATAATTGCGATTGTTGTTGCTATTTTTTATATTCTTAGTAAGAGTTATATAAAAAAACCCACCGTAAATTTCGGCGGAAATTTTGATAATAGATCTTTTGATATTTTAGATGCTAAGTTTTTCGTAAGACTTATAGCAAAAGTTGCAAAAAGCGATGGAGTTGTATCTAAAGAAGAGGCTTATTATATATCTTTAATATTTGATGATATATGCAATAAACTTAAAAATGCAAGTATCAGATATGAATTAAAAGAAACTTACGAAATAGAAAAAAATAGTTCAAATACTGCATTTAGCATAGCTTTAGAGTATAAGACCAAGCTTAAGCTTAGTGAGCAAGCTTGTGTAAATATAGTTATGTTTTTACTAAATTTAGCTTACATAGACGGCGAGTTCAACAGCGCTGAAAAAGAGATCTTAAATGAAGTTTGTGACGGATTTGGTATCGGTAAGTTTATAAAAGATACTCTGTTTGAGCGTTTTGAAAGCGAGTTTAGAAATAAACAAAGTAACCAAAATACTACTAACAAAGATCCGTATGAGGTTTTAGAGATCAATAAAGACGCTAGTTTTGATGAGATAAAAAAACAATATAGAAAACTTGCTAAACAAAATCATCCTGATTTCTTAATGGGGGCAGACGAAAAAGTCATTAGTAACGCTACAAAGAGACTTCAAGAGATAAATGAAGCTTACGCGGATTTAAAAGCTAAGTTTGGAAAATAGATATTAAATTTAAAAAAGGAGAGATTTATGAGAGCGCTTATCAGTGTGAGCGATAAAAGCGGGATCGAGCATTTTGCAAAAGGACTTGAAAGCTTAGGTTTTGAGATTTTGAGTACCGGCGGAACTTATAAAACATTAAAAGAAGCAAATTTAAAAGTGGTCGAAGTCAGTGATTATACCAAAAGTCCTGAGATGTTTGAGGGTCGCGTAAAGACTTTGCATCCAAAAATTCACGGTGGAATTTTACATAAAAGAGATGACGCTAGTCATGTAAAACAAGCAGGTGATTTTGGTATCGGCGCCATAGATTTAGTTTGCGTAAATTTATATCCGTTTAAAGAGACCACTATCCGAACTGATGATTTTGGCGAGATCATCGAAAATATTGATATCGGCGGTCCTGCTATGGTAAGAAGTGCGGCAAAAAACTTTAAAGATGTTATCATAGTAACGGACGTAAATGACTACGACACGGTTTTAGAAGCTCTAAAAACCAGCAGCGATAGCTATGAGTTTAGACTGGGTATGATGATAAAAGCATTCGAGCACACCGCTAGTTACGACTCTATGATAGCAAATTATATGAACGATAGATTTAAAGGTGGTTTTGGCGAAAAAAGATTTATAAGTGCGGCAAAAGTGTTTGAATGTAGATACGGCGAAAATCCTCATCAAAAAGGTGCTGCTTACGAGTTTGACAGCTTTTTGAGTTTAAATTTTACTCAGCTAAAAGGCGAAGCAAGTTTCAATAACATGACAGATATCAACTCAGCCGTTTCTATCGCTAGTAGTTTTGGAGATACTCCTGCGGTAGCTATCTGTAAACACGCAAACCCTTGCGGTTTTGCTATAGGTAAAGATGTTTTAGATAGCTATGAAAAAGCTTTGAAATGTGATCCTGTTAGTGCATTTGGCGGAGTAGTAGCGATAAATGGAACTCTCACAAAAGAGCTTGCGCTTAAGACTAAAGAGATATTTATAGAAGTTATCATCGCTGCAAACGTTGAAGACGGCGTTTTAGAAATTTATAGTGATAAAAAACGTACAAAAATCTTTACTCAAAATAACAAATACCTTGTGCAATCAGGCGATAAATGGGATTTTAAACACATAGATGGCGGTTTCGTGTTTCAAGAAAAAGATTACGTGAGCGATGATGAAGTTGCAAATGCAAAATTAGTAACCAAAAAACAAGCGGACGTTAGTGAGCTAAACGACTTAAAGATCGCTTGGAAGATAGCTGCACTTACAAAATCAAACTGCGTAGTTTATGTAAAAGACGCCATGCTTTTAGCTATAGGTATGGGTATGACAAGTAGAGTGGATGCCGCTAGAGCAGCGGTGACAAAAGCTCATGATATGGGTATAGATCTAAGAGGCTCTTCTCTTGCAAGCGAAGCGTTTTTCCCGTTTAAAGATAGCATAGAGATAGCTAGTAAAGTAGGCGTTAAAAACGTCATTCAACCAGGCGGTAGTATACGTGATGAAGACGTTATCGCTGCGGCTGACGAGTCAGGTATGAGTATGTACTTTACTGGTATCAGACACTTTTTGCATTAGATTTTTTGCTTGAAATGATTTTTATTAGAGTTTTGCATTTTTATCTTTATTGATATTTGCAAACTCTACTTATAATATTATCTGAAATTACCGTATATCATTGTTATAATAACTTAAATTTAACTTTTTCTATTGATTGCCATCAATGTTTATCGCTAAAAATAATACTATAATACTATCAAATTTAAAAAGGGTCAATATGAATTATTTTGAAAATTGGCAGAAAATAAAAGCAGACGGTGCAAGTTTAGATTTTTATAAAAAAACTGAAAATCAAACCGAGCTTATAGGATTTGATTCTTCAAGATGCATCCCGCCAGAACCTATGGTAAATGCGGTAATCGCTCTAAATTTTATAAAAGATAAAAATATAAAAGTCGTAATGATAAATCATAAATTTCCAGCAGGTCTTATACCGAAAATAGAAGATAAATTCGACTATACAAGTGAGAGTTTAGAAGATGGAAACGTAAGACTGATTTTTAGCTTAAAAGACGGTGCTCAATCGTCCTTGCTAGATACAAAATGTGAATGTCATGGCTAAGCTTTTAAGTACGTTTGCGCCGCCTTTTAAACTAATCGGCGCTTATTTTGTGATCTCTATTGTATTTGCGATATTTTCGGTTTTTTTATATAAATTTAGTGATTTTGATGTTTTGTTGAATTTGCAAACTGCTACTTTTTTGCACATATTTTTAGTTGGATTTGTTATTAGTATTATCAAAGGTTCAATTTATCAGCTTAGTTCAGTTATCCTAAATAGAGCATTTTTTACTTTAAAAGGTGCATATATCAATGTTTTTGCTTATACTTTGGCACTTATATTGTTTTTAAACGGAATGTTTTTTGAAAATACTTTGCTTATATATCTTGGCTCTATTATTTTATTTTTAAGTTTGCTTTATTTTGATATTTGCTATCTTTTGAGTTTTTTAAATTTAAAGATAAGTAGTTTTTCTCAACTCTGCCTTTTTGTATCTGCTATAATGTTTTTGATGGGTATTTGTCTTGGAATGCTTCTAGTGCTAATTATGTTTGGCTGGTTGGACGTTGATTTTATAACGATACTTAGGTTTCACTTATATTTTGTTTTTGGGTTTATATTTTTTACGGTTATTGGGGCTTCTAGTGTACTTTTACCTATGTTTAGTTTGGCTCATAATGTTAATTTCGGGCTATTTTACGCAAGCTTTACGCTTTATATATCTGGATTTTTTCTTATTTGGTTTTTACTGGATGGAGCTTTAAAAGTTATTTTGAGTGCAGCCGTATTGGCGATTTTGCAGTGGATTTTGATATTGAAAAATAGAGTTAGAAGAGCTTATGATTATTGGAATTTGAATCTTATTTTTAGCTTTTTTATGCTTGGTTTTTCGATATTTGCATACTCTTTTTTGAATTTAAATTTAGCTGTTTTTACTCTATTTTTCGGTTTTTTATATCCTTTTATCGTGGCTCATATATATAAAATTATGCCATTTTTAATCTGGTATCACTATATATCAAAATTTGTAGGAAAACTAAAAATTCCGAATTTAGAAGATATGATTATGAAAAAAACTGCTTATTTCGGACTTATTTTTAATATGCTAGCTATATTTTTTATATTTTTTAAATTTGAGTATTTAGCACAGGTTTTTATGCTTGTTAGTGTTATTTTAGTGCTAGTTAATATGATAAATTTTTTAAGATACATTAATTTCGGAGTTAAATTATGAAAGACAAAATATATGGCGAATTGAAAAAAATAATAGATCCCGAAATTGGCTTTGATATAGTCTCTTTGGGGCTTATTTACGATGTTGAGGTGTCTGGAGACAAAGCGGTTATAACAATGAGTTTGTCTACCAAATCTTGCCCTTTACATGAGCTGATTTTGAGCTGGGTAGAAGAGGCTGTTTTAAGAGTAGTAAAGGAGTGTGTGATAGATCTAGTTTGGGAGCCGGCATGGAATATTGATATGGCAAGTGATGAAATAAAGGCAATTTTAGGATGATTGAAAATACCGATAAATTAAGTATTATTTTATGATTTATTAAGTATTTAATCAGTATCATTAACGACACAAATTCAAAAAGGAGTTATGTGAGAACAAATACGATAGGCAAGAAAATTGCACTTAGTATGATTGCAGTATTGTTTATAAGTTTTGTTGTTATGCAGTTTATTATTGTTGGACAATTTAATAATTCCGCAACACAAACTACAAAAAATAACTTAGATATGCTAAGCAAATCAATATTTCAAACTGTGCAAGCAGCTATGAATACGGGCGATCCTGTTATGATAGAAAAGTCCGTAAAGGACGCCGGAACTATAAAAGGTGTTTCCTCTATAGAAATTTTTAGATCAGATGACCTTTCAGATGGGTTTGGTTTGGAAAAAGTAGTTCCAAAAGATGATATTATAAAAAAGCAGTTCTCTAATCCTCAAAATCTAACTTTTGATCTCAAAGAAAAAGGGGATCATAAATTAAGACTAGTCACTCCTTTGGTTGCAAAACAAGAGTGTTTGTCTTGTCACGCTACGGTAAAAGAGGGTGATGTTTTAGGAGTGATGGATCTTTCATACTCTTTTAACGAGATCGACGCAGATCTTAGAAATAAAAGCTTGATATTTTCACTTATATTTGTAGTATCTCTTATCGTTACTACTTTGGTTGTGCTTCTTGTGCTTAAAAAAGTAGTTATATGTCCTGTTTTAGAGCTTTTAAGCAGAGCAAAAGATTTAGCAAGCGGAGATGGCGATTTGAGTGCTAGAATAATAGTAAAAAACGATGATGAAATAGGGCAGAGTTGCAAAAATATAAATATTTTTATAGAAAAAATACAAGGCATAGTAAAAGCGGCTCAAGGAAGTGCAAAAAGCGTTGAAAATGAAACTATAAATTTAAATACAAATGCTTCTATGTTATCAAATAGTACAGAAGCAGGAAAACTGCAAGCTAAGAATTCATTTGAAGTAAGCAAGAGCGTATCTGACGAGCTTGATATCTCAAGAGAGATAGCGAATAAAGCCGCATCGGCAAATAAAAAGTCATACGATGAGCTAGATGATATGATAAATTCGCTAAATGACGTTGTAAACAGCCTAAATGATACAAATACCAAAGAGCAAGAGATAGCTGAAAGAACAAATTTAGTCGTTAAGCAGACTGAAGATATGAGAAAAATCCTTGATATGATAGGCGAAGTGGCCGATCAAACAAATCTTTTAGCTTTAAATGCAGCTATAGAGGCAGCGCGCGCAGGAGATATGGGAAGAGGATTTGCAGTTGTTGCAGAAGAGGTAAGAGTTTTGGCCGAAAGAACAAACGACTCTTTAAAAGATATTGATTCGAATGCACAAAATATGATAAAAGCTGTTCGAGATCTAGGCTCATCTTTAAATGAAAATGCAGTTCATATAGCATCTTTAAGTGATGAAGCAAATAGCCTTATGGATATGGCTAGAACTACTCAAAGTACGACATCTGAGTCTATGAGACTAGCAAATGAAGTAGCAGACAAAACTACTGATATAAATAGTAAAATTGAGAGTTTATTAGAACAGTCCAAAGAGTCCGTGACAATACTTGATAACAATACAAAGATAGCTTCTAAATTTATCAGTGCTTCTCAAAGTCTAAAAGAGGTGTCTTTGGATCTTGAGAATAATCTTAACAAATTTAAAACTTGATTTTAAATTTGTGCAAGTTAAAGTATCTCCAAATATTTGTTTGGGGATACTTTTGGACTACATTAGTCCGGCTTCTTTTTTCAAACGCTCTATATATAATTCACGCAGTTTTGGTGAGTATTTTCCTATCTTTGCGTTGTTTATTGGTTTTCCGTCGGCTTTTATAACAGGTAGAAGTATCAAAGTGGCAGCGCTGATAAATACTTCATCGGCATTATAAACTTCATCCATAGTAAATTTTCTTTGTTCTACTCTAAGTCCGGCTTTGTTTGCTAGTGCTAGCAAAACTTTTCGTCTTATTCCGGGCAAGATCTCATTGGAAAGAGGTTTAGTGATAAGGGTATCGTCTTTTATTATAAATGCGCTGCTACTACTTGCTTCTGTTACAAATCCATCTTCTACCATAAAAGACTCATAAGCACCTACTTTATACGCTTCATTCTTTGCATAACATTGAGCTAGGAGAGATATTGATTTTATATCTCGTCTTTTCCATCTGATATCAGGAGTGCTTATTATTTCTATTCCTGTTTTGGCATATTCGTTGTTAAATATCTCTTTTTGATAAACGAACGCCATCACAGTAGGTTTTAGTCCTTTTATAAATTTAAACTCACGTTCGCTCACGCCTCTTGTAACTTCCATATAGATACCGCCTTCTTTCACGCTGTTTTTTTCTATCAATGCGTAAAGTATCTTTTCAAATTCATCTTTATCTATAGGCAGCTCAAGCTCGATTGCTTTAAGGCTTCTTTGAAATCTATCCCAAAAATCTTCTTTATCGACTAGCTTTGAGTTTATTATAGGAACTACTTCATAAATTCCGTCTCCAAATATAAAACCACGATCAAATATGCTGATCTTAGCATCGTTTTTATTTAAAAATGCCCCATTTAAATATACGATGTTTTCTGCGTCACCTGCTGCCATAATATCTACTCCTATTAAAATTTCGAGTATTTTATCCATATTTCACTTATTTTTGATATAATATATTATTCAAAAAATAAAAAAAGTAAAAAAAGATGTTAGAAAAACTAAGAAAATTTATATTTAAAAAACTGTTTATCGTATCAAAGCAACCTGTATTATTTAAAGATCTTCTTGAGGCTAATTGCCTATTTAATGAAGGAATGCTAGTTGATCCATCTAAGTTAAATTTTAGATTTAGAGACGGTAGACTTTATATTATTTATGGAATTTTATGCTTTATTATATTAGCTGCGGCGATTATCATTTTGCATAAAATTTTTGAAAAAATAGACTTTCATTACTCTATTATAGGCACGATGATTATGACGGCTCTTGTTTTTATAGGATTTGATTTTTTTAAAGTTTGGGCTAGAAAAAGTATAAGTCATGAACTTATAAAAAAAGCTTGGGATATACATTTTCCATATTTTCCTTATGAGAAATACTCTCAAAAAATAGAGATAATTTATAATGAAGCCATCAAAAAAGAGATACCAAGAAAAGATCTTGAAAAATATGTTTTAGATCAGCTTGTTCTTAGAGTGTCATCTGATAAATAACTCCGTATTTACCATAATTTTTGCTTGCTTTTCAGCTATAATTTTTAAGAGATAGCTTATTTTTTCGTCATTACATATAAGTTTATCCTCTACATCGTCATAGAAATAATAAGGAAGTTTGTTCAATTTTTTGCCTATCATCTCAAATCTTGTTATTATGATATTCATATCTGAGTTAAAATGAGCTTCTATGATATCAAATTTATCTTTATTTTGTATCGATTTTATGTAATCTTTTAAATTTATAAGTAAGCTATTTATCTCATAAAGATTTTTATAAATTTCTAAATATATTTTAAAATTTTTACTTCTGTCATTTTCTAAAACCGCTGTTTTATAACCGCTTAATGCAATTAGAACCGAGTTTTCTTTTACTACAAATTTGCCTTTTTGATTATAGATAGATTTTGCCAATATATCTAGTTTTTTTATAAGTGTATCGAAATTTGAACTTAATTTTAGCTCGGTAGATCTTCTGAAAAATAGAACAGTTACGCCAAAAGCTACAAAAAATCCTATCAAAATATCCGTTACTCTAAATATTATCAAATCTATAAAATCAGTTTTTATCACAGAAAAAATTAGTGTAAAAGCCAGCATAAACATAGATGTAAAGTATATGGTCGGGAAATTTTTCAGATAAAACGTAAGAAAGATCGAAATGATAATAATAGGTATAAAAATATAGTTTGTTTTGAAAAAGTATATAAGAACAAGCCCCAAACAAACGCCGATTAATGCTCCTTTTATATTATTAAATCCAACAACTTTCGTCATATATGAACTTGCTCTGCTTACGCTAAGTACTCCGATAGCTATCCATACTCCGTGATTTATCTGCGTTAATTGAGCTATTAATATAGCTATAGATACGCCAAGTGCTAGTTTGATCGAGTTTTGTACGGCCGGGTTTTTTAAGTTTATATCAGAAATTATCATTTTTATGCTTTTTTCTTTAGCATTTTCTAATTTTATTTTATCTTCTCCTCCATTTTTTATAAGCCAAAATTTGGAGTATAAAACATTCAAAGAAGCTCTAAATATAAGGTATTGCGTATCGTTTAGCTTATCTATAGCATCTGTTTTGATATATGCGTTTTTGTCGTTAAATATATTTTTCAACTCTTTTAAATTATGTGTGATTTCATCTTGTATCTCTTTTAGTAAATTTTCATCTTTTATGGTTCCAAAGTATCTCTTTATAGCGATCAAAGAGTGAAAAATATCTTCTGACTTATATAGATAAAATATCGCCCTTGCGTGGTGTATGATAATCCTCTCGTCTTTTAAATTTGAACTTTGATTTGCAAATATCTTTTTTATCGCTTCTATATGTTTCTCACACTCGGCGCTAGAGTATTCAAAATTCTTTGTATTGAATAGGTTTTTGCTCATGTCCATAAGATCTTCTAGTAAAAGATTGTAAGTTTTTTTAGTAAATTTTCCGTATGTTCCTATGTGCATTATACGAAAAATTGAAGCTATAATTCCGCCGATAATTATCCCGAAAATACTGTTTTTAACTTCTAAATCACCGCTGCTTTGAGCTATTAATGCTACTAGTCCTGAGATATTGACTATAGATAGTATTTTGTTTAAATTTTGATTAAATAAACTACTTAATCCTACAAAAAGCATCCAAATAAATGTAG from Campylobacter fetus subsp. fetus includes the following:
- a CDS encoding D-amino-acid transaminase, whose product is MAAGDAENIVYLNGAFLNKNDAKISIFDRGFIFGDGIYEVVPIINSKLVDKEDFWDRFQRSLKAIELELPIDKDEFEKILYALIEKNSVKEGGIYMEVTRGVSEREFKFIKGLKPTVMAFVYQKEIFNNEYAKTGIEIISTPDIRWKRRDIKSISLLAQCYAKNEAYKVGAYESFMVEDGFVTEASSSSAFIIKDDTLITKPLSNEILPGIRRKVLLALANKAGLRVEQRKFTMDEVYNADEVFISAATLILLPVIKADGKPINNAKIGKYSPKLRELYIERLKKEAGLM
- the purL gene encoding phosphoribosylformylglycinamidine synthase subunit PurL gives rise to the protein MDKKIVKAHKISDSEYAKILEILGREPNLLELGIFSAMWSEHCSYKSSKKYLNGFPTKAPWVIQGPGENAGVIDCGDGVAAVFKMESHNHPSFIEPFQGAATGVGGIFRDIFTMGARVEASLNSLRFGEIRGEDPLNRHQRYLVKGVVGGIGHYGNCMGVPTVGGETTFDPSFNGNILVNAFALGICKKNEIFYAKAEGVGNPVIYVGSKTGRDGLGGAVMASDSFNEENKSLRPTVQVGDPFAEKLLMEACLELFKQDYIVGIQDMGAAGLTSSSFEMAGHSSSGMKMYLDKVPMREDGMTPYDLMLSESQERMLICAKKGCEDKIKEIFAKWDLSAEIIGEVTDTGIMELFWHDELVGSIPIDPLSEAAPVLDRAVKRPAYLGEIKDLNLENYPKFKNQDAFLKLLKDPNISNKSLIYDQYDANIGTNTIKKPGNLGAAIIRIKENGRAISMGMECNTRHNYVNPKIGAAAAVAASGRKVAMSGATPLAITDCLNYGNPQNPEVMWQFANGCEGIKEACAALQTPVVSGNVSLYNETDGVSVQPTPAIVTVGVNENADKSLNSIFKNSGTAVYLLGDTSGEFGGSLYVNALYGVCKGELKEIDYKKERALWDLVIEANKIGILEFANSVGVGGVAMTLAKMSAVSNLGFDGECKFDDSKWIFDESFSRAVVGVKDESKFKELADKHSVKFEKIGLSTGEIFRLNDIKINLNELKNIYFNEFSKIIKSED
- the purH gene encoding bifunctional phosphoribosylaminoimidazolecarboxamide formyltransferase/IMP cyclohydrolase translates to MRALISVSDKSGIEHFAKGLESLGFEILSTGGTYKTLKEANLKVVEVSDYTKSPEMFEGRVKTLHPKIHGGILHKRDDASHVKQAGDFGIGAIDLVCVNLYPFKETTIRTDDFGEIIENIDIGGPAMVRSAAKNFKDVIIVTDVNDYDTVLEALKTSSDSYEFRLGMMIKAFEHTASYDSMIANYMNDRFKGGFGEKRFISAAKVFECRYGENPHQKGAAYEFDSFLSLNFTQLKGEASFNNMTDINSAVSIASSFGDTPAVAICKHANPCGFAIGKDVLDSYEKALKCDPVSAFGGVVAINGTLTKELALKTKEIFIEVIIAANVEDGVLEIYSDKKRTKIFTQNNKYLVQSGDKWDFKHIDGGFVFQEKDYVSDDEVANAKLVTKKQADVSELNDLKIAWKIAALTKSNCVVYVKDAMLLAIGMGMTSRVDAARAAVTKAHDMGIDLRGSSLASEAFFPFKDSIEIASKVGVKNVIQPGGSIRDEDVIAAADESGMSMYFTGIRHFLH
- a CDS encoding FUSC family protein translates to MNIAISKFIKTYDPANFAFSFALKASISMIVCGCMAYYFFGVYGAIFAANASMNLFFINSLDGSDFTKIKYFFLYVVLASMFLPFAKLAYEASWLLFLPTFIWMLFVGLSSLFNQNLNKILSIVNISGLVALIAQSSGDLEVKNSIFGIIIGGIIASIFRIMHIGTYGKFTKKTYNLLLEDLMDMSKNLFNTKNFEYSSAECEKHIEAIKKIFANQSSNLKDERIIIHHARAIFYLYKSEDIFHSLIAIKRYFGTIKDENLLKEIQDEITHNLKELKNIFNDKNAYIKTDAIDKLNDTQYLIFRASLNVLYSKFWLIKNGGEDKIKLENAKEKSIKMIISDINLKNPAVQNSIKLALGVSIAILIAQLTQINHGVWIAIGVLSVSRASSYMTKVVGFNNIKGALIGVCLGLVLIYFFKTNYIFIPIIIISIFLTFYLKNFPTIYFTSMFMLAFTLIFSVIKTDFIDLIIFRVTDILIGFFVAFGVTVLFFRRSTELKLSSNFDTLIKKLDILAKSIYNQKGKFVVKENSVLIALSGYKTAVLENDRSKNFKIYLEIYKNLYEINSLLINLKDYIKSIQNKDKFDIIEAHFNSDMNIIITRFEMIGKKLNKLPYYFYDDVEDKLICNDEKISYLLKIIAEKQAKIMVNTELFIR
- a CDS encoding DnaJ domain-containing protein, which gives rise to MHIFIIIAIVVAIFYILSKSYIKKPTVNFGGNFDNRSFDILDAKFFVRLIAKVAKSDGVVSKEEAYYISLIFDDICNKLKNASIRYELKETYEIEKNSSNTAFSIALEYKTKLKLSEQACVNIVMFLLNLAYIDGEFNSAEKEILNEVCDGFGIGKFIKDTLFERFESEFRNKQSNQNTTNKDPYEVLEINKDASFDEIKKQYRKLAKQNHPDFLMGADEKVISNATKRLQEINEAYADLKAKFGK
- a CDS encoding metal-sulfur cluster assembly factor, with amino-acid sequence MKDKIYGELKKIIDPEIGFDIVSLGLIYDVEVSGDKAVITMSLSTKSCPLHELILSWVEEAVLRVVKECVIDLVWEPAWNIDMASDEIKAILG